AATTCTCACCGAATTTAGAAAAACTTTAGCAGCAGCCATAAAGTCCTCAGTTTTATGGCACACATCTTAGATTTAATCTGTGAAGCGATATAGATATCACATTAAAGAAACAGAAAAATGAGCAATGCTTTTCATTTAAGGGTTTAAGTTGATGGCTGCCAAAGCAAACACACATCTCAGATTAATAAACTCACTTGCAAAATCAAATCCTTTGCAAGCAGATAATCAGCCATTTCACCGTCCATTGCAAATCTCAGAGTTGGGGGTACCTGCAATTTGGATTACATCATGAAAAAAAGTACAGAAATGTTCACTGGAAAATAGCAGGTAACAAAAGTAGAACAATCTCTTGCAACTTTAGGTTGTCAagttaaaaatgaaaatgaaccAAAGCAGAATGTTAAAATTCATAAACAAAACACCATAAAGAAGCTAATAACCaatgatatttaatttaatggtaCTAGAGTCATCTCTTGGCCTGTAAAGTCTCAAGTTTAAGTCTAGTTGAAATCaaataaacaagaaaaaaaGAGGCTAATATATCTATCGAATTTCAGTGATGTGCATGAAGCCTCCTATAGAATGTAAAACTAATAAATGCAACAGGCTACGGTTGCATAAAAAGCAGCATTAGAGAAAGAAAAACCAATTTTACAAACCTTGAGCAGGAGCTTCCCAGTTCCTAATACAAAACCTGCATCAGTGATGCCAATTCCAGTAGTAAATTGACCAAATGCTCCAGCAGTGCAGGTGTGAGAATCTGTACCCAACAGAACCTGATGAGGacagaaattaataaaagattagttcCTATTCCAATATGTAAGAGGATAAAAAATTTGACTTTATGAAAGAAGCCCACCTCTCCTGGCCTACAATGACCTTCTTGTGCAAGTGCAATATGGCATACACCTTTATAATCAGGGCTAGCCTGCCATGCAAGTATAGCCCTGCCATGCAAGTAAAAGGCCAGTAAATAAAAGTTTCTAAAACAATAggcaaaaatatttaataattcaaCCATTTAATCATAAAACAAAACCTTGAAGTCACTACGATCTTTGATATCATAGAAGTGCTTTATAATTTGTTTCAGGCAGAAATGCCTCAAAATGTCCACATTACGGTTTGCAAGCTCATCAGCAGTGAATATATAATGATCTGGTATGACCACAATTTTCTCACGGTCCCAAACCTTGAAGGTATAAAGTGAGGTAGGTTAAATCAAGCATGGCAAAAAGACAAACTCTTAAGGCTTGTGGTTCATTATATAATATATGTAAATATGTGAAaatcacttttcaattttttcattttacttgaAACCACATCAAAGCAAATTCCTCCAGCTTTGCTAATTAACTTATGGAcatagagagagaatcaaaaagAAAACCAAGGAAAAATTAAGCAATGAAATCAGGAATATATGTATGCATGCTTGCGTATaggtaaaatttaaataatacaaaCCTGA
This is a stretch of genomic DNA from Manihot esculenta cultivar AM560-2 chromosome 2, M.esculenta_v8, whole genome shotgun sequence. It encodes these proteins:
- the LOC110608465 gene encoding 3-isopropylmalate dehydratase large subunit-like — encoded protein: MVDQGQLITQAVSIPVIGDGDNGYGNAMNVKRTIKGFIKAGFAGIILEDQVLLGTDSHTCTAGAFGQFTTGIGITDAGFVLGTGKLLLKVPPTLRFAMDGEMADYLLAKDLILQIKSKMCAIKLRTLWLLLKFF